taactttttttttgctctcCTGATTATGAAAGTCAtgtgaataaaagtaaaaataatttgtgCTCATTGTTGAAAACTTGAAATAATGAACAGTTAAAATCATCTATACTTTTATCAGCCAGAGATAAAATCTGTTAACATTGTGTGTACTTCTTTCAACATTATTGCTACCCTAAAAATATAGAAAGTTAACAAACATGTATATTTTACTAACTATGCAATTTTGTATTGCatgatttttttgctgatgttttacttgtccattacATTACATGTATGTActtaatcatttccttttttgggggggattttgttttatggaatatttttacGAAATTCTACTGAATTAATTGCTCTTCTTTGTATTAATCACATTATCATCTAAGTTGTAACTCATTAGTCATTTTACCTCCAAACCATGTTGGAAGTACACTAACAAATTCTTTCCTTCTAAATATTATTCTGTACTCAAAGCAGACCAAAAGTTCCTCTTACTCTTTTACCTCGAGAAGGATATATAACAATTAATTAggggacttttatttttatattgtttctatTTCACAAAGCCAGCTTTTAGGAAGCACCCTATCCTTTATAGGAACACATTTACTAACCATTGGTGACTATGgccttttagattttttttttttttttaaacatgggcaggcaccaggaatcgaacccgggtcctctggcatggcaggcgagctttcttgcctgctgagccaccgtggcctgccctagattttttttttaatatcagaaattataaatctccattttcttttagtttttatatggTTTGGTTTTTTCTGGCTGTGTTCATCAATTCTTAAAGTCTActacatttgaaaaatagaaCGCCTACATATAAAATTCTGTATCTTATTTTGCCTCTGTCAAAACCACCCATAAATAAAAAGTGTGAGTAAGGGGAAGGGTGACATCTGGTGGCCATCATCAAGTATGTCGCCGCAGTCATGTGACAGGAGAGTTCACGGTAGAAAGAACAGGCTGGGAGGTTGTCTGAAGGGGAGGTGGGTGGTAAAGGGGTGGGAAGCTGGAGATTATTTAAATAGTGGCACAAAAAGCCTGGAAATTCAAGGAAGACAAAAGGAAACTTTCACCAGCTATTTGAATTCCTGGAATTAGAGGGCACTGTTGAGCTGCCTGGACTGggagcagaagagaaagaaaacaatgaattttcCTAATCTTTGAAGCAGTGTATAGTAGGTAATAGAGCCCTGCTAGCACAGGCCCAAACTCATTTTCCTTCCAAACCTGTTATCTTCAAACTGTTGTGTTATAATAATACAATCTTAACAATGGTGTGTGTACTTTATATATTGCCAAGCattcatgtacacacacacatttttaaaaaatgctttctctgaaatgctaGAAGTTTCTTATAAGCCACTTTTGTTAACTTCTATTGTGATAAAATACATATTACAAAACTTGCTATCTTAAATGTTTTTATGCAATGCCACAGTtcggtggcattaattacatttacaatgttgatACCATCACCACTTTACCAAAACTTTGTCATCACTCAAAACAGAgactgtacccattaaacaataactccctATTTGTCCTTCCTGAGtccctggtaatctctaatctactttctgtctctgaatttgctcattctagctatttcatataggTGGAATCacatactattttttcttttatgtctggtttatttgaCTTAGCAATGATGTTTTAAAGTCTAGCTATGTGGTAGCATGTATCAAAAGTTCATTCCTTTAatgtggccaaataatattccattgtatggatataccacatattgattatccatttatctgttgatggacagttgccaaaaggtgtgaatagtgctgctgtgaacattggtgtgcaagtgtgaAACCACCGTTTCTAACCACACCGGGTTAATAATGACTAGCACTCAAATATGAATGACTTCAAACATTAAAACTTTTGTATGTGTGAACtgatatttgtaattttatttactttgggtAAATCTGTTTTCTTCTCACCTTTTCTGTCAATTTGATTCCTATACAGTAATATTTAGTCCAGCAATACGATGTTAAAGTCTGTGACACTTTCATTAGAAAGCCTGGGCTGCCCTGGCATCCTGCACATATTTAGTACTTGGCATTGCATGCATTCTGATTTCTCACAAGTTCTCTTTCTGAGTAATTCTTTGAGGTGTTTTCTCATGTATGTGTGAGTGATATATATGGTGTGTTTTGAGTAGATGCATCTGTATCTTTTGTTTCTTGATTCAGTTTGCATCCTGAGTAAAGTGTTCCATGACATGAATATTTTCTAAAACCAATGTCTTTTCAGCTCATTATTATTGAATACTTACTAGTTGCCAGGCCCTGTTCTGAATGTTATAACAATAACTATTGTTATTCTGGTACCCCTAATTTACTGttatggaaactgaggcacagagaggttagttAACTTGCTAAGGGTTACACAGCTAGAAAATAGCTGGGTTTTGATTCCAGCCGGTCTGGATCCAGAGCCCAAGCACTTAACCACTACACAATACTGAGCTCTGGTTCAAGAAAACATGTGTCACTGGCAGTGTTACCATTTTGTTGGGATTctactttatattatttttcactttaggATTATACTATAAATGGCCCTTCTACCTCATACTGGCATCCTTCATTTTCTGCAGTGAAGAAGGAACCTGTTCTAACATTTCAGAATTTTCACTACCCATCTAgttttttcataattattttgaagCATTGTCTGTgagcatattttttaatttaaggattTTATTTCTCTGCCCACATACAGATTTCTAACTTTTTTAGCAAATTCAAATTATTATTTAGctatattttattagagaagttgtaattttacagaaaaaatcatacaatacatagttctcatataccaccctattattaacaccttgcattagtgtggtacatttgttacaattgttgaaagaATACTTCACATTTCAAATTCTTAAGATCACATTTAtaattgttctttttgttcaGGGAGGAATTTGGGGATGGGTAGATTTGAAGCACCTGTGAATCATTTTATCTACCAAGTCTGGGTAGAAAGTattgttctaaatattttaaaaaatcaaatttagcCAATTCATCCAAAGATTCTTAAGAATTCAATAGTCTTCAATGCACTCTTTAGGGGGTAAGTACCAATATTTGTATAAACTTCAAGTCTTACAGTAAACCTTATTCTATGCATTGATTAAATGTTTTGTTCCTTAAACTGAGTTACCATAATGGCCTTTTCATAAATCAGTCAACAGCCAATAGTCACTACTGCCAAAAAAGGTCAATTATTCATAAGAGAGCATCTGTTTTaaatatggatatccattttaaATATGGATACTCTTCCCTTAATCTAAATATGGGTTCACAATTTCACGAtttaaacaaatgcaaaataatttttttgtgttttatgtgAATTGTTTAGGAAGTACTCAAAggaattttgaaaatcaaatttaattaTACCCATATTAATAAAAAACCTGAAACAAATGTTTAATAAgggatatcagaaattctctgtctaaataactttttctttaaacatcAAAGTGCATTCAGAGTGTTTATGGAAGACAGCCCACTAAAGGAGAGCTGGGTTAGGAAATGCAAGTGAAGTTCACTTTTAGTAAAAGAGTTTGGAGTGAAAAGCAGCAGCAGgaatattttcctgaaaaaaggaaagagagaaagtaaaaCAGGAAGAACGGAAACATGGTGTATATTATGGAACCAAAGATGTGCTAATGGGAACAGTATAATTCAGGAAAAGTGAATAAGAAAACAGGTATTCATAACTAGAGTTGAGGTTAGGTggttgaaaaagagaaataaactgagGTCTCAAATGGGAGGGAGATAAATCAGCCAGAGACTAGAGGAACTTCTGCCCCAGACCAAAGGTAACGCCCTCAAATGACTGCAGGAAACTCCTGAAATGTTGCAAAGTCCTGGAGGTCTAAGTTGGATGAGAGTGTACCTGAGTTTAATATAGCTCAGAAGTATTTCTAATCttgaatagcttttttttttcctaaagttaAATTATACTCTTAAAAGTGATAGTGTATGCTGGACTGATGGTGGTTCTCATTCTTGGCTATGTATCAGAATCATTGGTTGAATTTATGCATCTATGTAAATATGTATGAAggggtatgtgtatatatatgagcacacacacaaacacacatataaatataaatttgtatatttatatatacacacacacatataccataTCCGCAACTCTGATATCCTGATTGAGTTAGTCTACAGAGGATCCTGGCTATTTCATATTTCTATAAAACCTCATTTAAATGAAAAGGGCACCTGCAGGGCTGTGTATCAGGGTGCTCACGCCATGTATTCTTGCATGAAATGACCATTGTGTATACActctacttttatttattttcacaagtTAAAAAACATGTTGAGATTTCAGAAGTTTCCCCATAGCTcagttctttcaatttttctctgCCATGTTTCCTTCCTAGGTAAATCTCCTCTTATAAAACATGTGTTTGTGGTGGTGAATAGATAGTGAGGATCCTTAAAACTCTCAATTTGGGGCCTAAGAGTTGTAACTGCTTAATATTTCAGAAGTGTCACAGACAATATGCCATTTACAGCTTTCCTGCCCTCTCCCCAATCATTCTTTCCCTCAACCgtgggttttctctctcttcatgtGAACAAAGCTGTTATAATATGTTGTCTCTGTCAGGCCAGTCTCAACGTGAATATccacaacaagaatttatttgttaaacatgATGGAGACGGCGTCCCGTGTAATCAGAGTGATCCTTACCTTGTTTAAAGCAGTCTTGTCAAAGTCCTCCCTCGGAAGGAATCTTCAGGCTTGTACTGACCTTAATTGAGTATTAGCTCTATCCTATAATTAATCCTCAACTCTACAAAACTTCTTAAGTTCTCGTCTCTAAAAATGGAACGGACTGATAAAGGATGaataaagaagggaagggaagcttGTTCGAAATTGCAGACTGATCAGACAGGCCCAGCGGACTAGTTACGGAGTCCAGGAGCAAGTAATTATCTAAGCTTAACTTTAAGGTTCTGTGTTTCTCTTACAGACTTTTGCCGAAAAAGGAatcacccaataaatatttgaattgagGTAAGGAAGAAGGGGAAGACGTTTGCACTTAATGAGGTGACATTTGCAAATATCTGTCTACCCTTCTGTCTTCCCATAGGACAGTGAGACCTTTAGAGGCAGGCCACTTTTTGTGACTTTGTCCAGCATGGAGGAGGCAGCTGAAAAGCGTCTATGTGaatagaaatactaaaaggacaAGCAAGGGAAGTCCCTTGATCTTTAAGTCCATCCCCCACCGTATATTATTTCTACTTCAAAAATCAGTACCTCATTTAGTAGGTactaagtgggggggggggggaagaacgTGAAATGAGGCTCTTTGTCCAGCATTTTGGAGCTGACGAGAACTTGCAACTCCTGGGACAAATCAACATACAACAAAAAAGAATCTAAAGCTTTTCAGTAGGAGGAACTTTGCAGCTTCCCGTTACAGCCCGCCGTACAAATCGCGAGGTTTTACTGGCGAATCACAGCATTGAAATCTTAGTAAAATAACCGCCTCTCTTTGCTCCACCCCTCGATGACCTaatttaaggaaggaaaaaaaaatttttccaccCACGCCTCTGGTTTTCAGTCAGGTCCGCAGAAGTCCTATTTAAGGAATTGCGACAACCCTGTATTGTCTTTGTTTGGAAAACCATGTCTGGACGCGGCAAAGGCGGTAAAGGCCTTGGAAAAGGAGGCGCCAAGCGCCACCGCAAGGTTCTGCGCGACAACATCCAGGGCATTACCAAGCCCGCCATCCGCCGTCTGGCCCGGCGCGGTGGCGTGAAGCGCATCTCCGGCCTCATCTACGAGGAGACCCGCGGGGTGCTGAAGGTGTTTCTGGAGAACGTGATCCGCGACGCCGTCACCTACACCGAGCACGCCAAGCGCAAGACGGTCACCGCCATGGACGTGGTGTATGCGCTCAAGCGCCAGGGCCGCACCCTCTACGGCTTTGGCGGCTAAAACACTACAAGGCCTTAGCgcagttttacaaaaaaaaaaaggccctttTCAGGGCCACCCAAAAACTCAATTTAAAGGCTGACATTCACTGATTAGTCTTTCGTAAGTAATAATACTACATACCAAGTAATTTCACTAGAAACGCGAATATTACCGTACAGCATTTAAGGAAAATACCCTGGATTTGACTTGAGCCAAGTAGACGAAAATTGGCAGTGGGTACCTCACAATGCAGAAAAAACTTAGAACGTTGTCATTGGAGGGCACGCGGTGTGATCCGGAACTGAAAGCCCAGCGACTTTTTTTAAACCCGTTGTGCGCCGGCGTGAGCAGCAAAACGCGTTCGTACAGCCAGCTATGCCGGGTCGGATGGCTAGTGGCGCGGCCGCGGAGGCGGCCGGGCTTCCCTCAGACGACAGCCGGCTCGCTGCGGAAAGCCGTGGCCTGACTCGCGGCTCGCCTCAGAGTTGGGAGACGGAAGCCCTTTTGCATTGCACCGCAACTCTTGGAGAAATAATGGCCGCCACCTCCGAGGAAAGCAGTGTGGGTGAGCCACAGAGGGCTGTGGATGATCTTTAGAAACTGAACACGTAAAGAAGTGTTCAAGtactagttttatattttaaagcgTTGTTTTCTTCTGCCCAGTTTTAATTTGAGTTCAGAAAGGTGCGGGCCTGGTGTTTGGAGAAAATGCTGGAATGTTAAAATTGCAGTTTTGCATTGGGCTTTTGTCAAAGTCGCTGTAAAGAAACAAATTGAAAACTGAAATTATAATTGTTTAGAAAGAGAAAGTacttgataaaagaaaaacaacatgcAATTTTGGGTCTCAAGGCTTTATTGAGCAATTAGCAGGGGCAGTTTCCCATTGCTGAAGTGGAAAGGCACTTAAGCTTGAACGGAAGCTCCTATGGGAAAATGTAGATGCAAGTGAGAAAATGTGCTGACTGGCTCACATtagatttccattttatttggaGGGGGAAGCTTAAAAGTGGGGAGCATGTATACATTGATTCTGCTTGTCCATTCTGGAAAGCTGCTGCTTCTGGACCAAAACTGCCTTTGTCACTGAGTGTTGTCTATCAGCAACTCTGTCCACATTCCGGGAAAACCTCTGCAGGtgaattgttttgtcttctgtaAAGGCCCTTCTCAGAAAAGGGTCTTCTAGTAACGCCTAATGCACGCAGCCACTTAATTTTACTTAACATACTTTAATTTGGTCCCTGAGAATTTCCTAATTCAAGCAGCTTTCTTGATTTAGTAAGGTTTATCCTAAATTCTAACTACTGCCGAGTAactgtaggagataggattaaaatAGGACCTGCGGAACTAGTTGGgggtagatggcattagggtggtggcagcagtaatctgctttatgttatctgatttatgtaagacagtctaggaggaagagaatgcttgtttaccccaaatcgttatcttaagtatgaaggaagagtaCTGAAAGATAACTTACTCTGTTCCCTTAGGAAATGCATGCGTGccttttgtcatcctgcagtatataaacaggatctggttaagaataaagttgtctgttgtctgttatcgCTAAGCTGCAGACCCCCTGATCTCGTCTTTCTCGTctttccttaatatccttcaagctccgttCCAAAGGAAGCAACAAGTAACCAAAATTTTCATAAAGATTCTGAGCTTTCAACACTTTTCAGTTTACGGAGAATACTTGGCAGTATGGCAAAACCCATACACTTTTCGTAAGTAATGATACGTAAAATATATAGGGTTACGATTTTATCAGGCCAATTTTATTAAAACAACCATCAAACTTTTAGAATTGTGAAGTGTATGTGCTTGTTATTTAAATAACAGCATCTAGTAACTTTGGCAATAACTATGAAGACCAACACTATGTCACGACTTGGAACTGTgaactataaaatatttcattttctatcaGATGCAGAGCCACACTTAATAGGAGGAAATGCTGAAGTTGTTAGAGAGTAAGAGTAAAGGCATAGAGAGTAAGAGTAAAGGCATAATTTTGGGCTCTAATCCAAATTCAGAACAGTTATATTTCCAGTTATTGACTTCCTTGAAAAAGAGTTAGATACCTGGTTAAAAAACCCTGGttgaagtccccttgggagactgggggaaaggaggaaatattcaacttccccatctgggtaattcctgatattctcataagtagTGGAGACAAtgaattcaatagactgagctctaaaccttggggcttgcccctatgaaccTTATTCCCTGCAAAGGAGAattaagcctactgataattatgcctgagtcacccccagaaaacctcttttgtttctcagatgtggcctctctctctaaaccaactccgCAGataagctcactgccctcccctgtatgtggaatgactcccaggggtgtaaatttccctggcaacgtgggacctgactcccagggatgatctaggaatgagaaagccttcttaatcagaaggggaaagagagaaataagacaaaataaagtctcaatgactgagagatttcaaacagattggagaggttatcctggaggttattcttaagtattatatagatatcctttttttgttgatgatatattggagtggttggaaggaaatacctgaaagtgttgacctgtattccagtagccttgattcttgaagattgtcTAACTATATGGTTTTTACAaaaacaatgtgactgtgtgattgtgaaaaaccttgtatctgacaCTCCTtatatccaggttatggacagatttGTAAGAGGtggctcttactcaagcttcaattataccttgctacctatcataacctgccaacccccaaccaggaccattccagccaatcctaaagaacacctggggcagtatataagattccacaaggattacagcactacagtaactttccagaaacctacaacctccagatgggtccctggtcagataaatcctgaaacgtagcccagcctctccagaatatcagatagttccatcgccctaccccatattagtgacagatccttccaatataaaaaatttagaattgccgtagTCCAaactaaagagaggtatggaaagatcaaaggtgatggtggaattatacacagaaagtaggacttaacaaatgaatatgaatgctgaatcattaaattgctatctcttttagtctccagtattttagagcagctagaagtaagaatctaaaattgtgaaattgtaattcatgtcaaagtctgaaatatgttcgacaactaattgtggtgctgtgctttgaaatttatagcttttttgtatatatgttattttttcacaaaaaaaggaaaaaaagtctattgtgataataaaaaagtatttagccctctagcctccta
This region of Tamandua tetradactyla isolate mTamTet1 chromosome 25, mTamTet1.pri, whole genome shotgun sequence genomic DNA includes:
- the LOC143669214 gene encoding histone H4, translating into MSGRGKGGKGLGKGGAKRHRKVLRDNIQGITKPAIRRLARRGGVKRISGLIYEETRGVLKVFLENVIRDAVTYTEHAKRKTVTAMDVVYALKRQGRTLYGFGG
- the LOC143669213 gene encoding uncharacterized protein LOC143669213 produces the protein MPGRMASGAAAEAAGLPSDDSRLAAESRGLTRGSPQSWETEALLHCTATLGEIMAATSEESSAPGIEPGSSGMAGKHCYLLRSSFYRRRYGGIIKTKGLDLRIGELGLDPRKSGV